A window of the Pseudomonas furukawaii genome harbors these coding sequences:
- a CDS encoding YMGG-like glycine zipper-containing protein has translation MKRFLAYAAILTAVSAAGCTSMTPQQQGTMSGAAIGAAAGAGIAAIAGGSGWTGAAIGAVAGGVVGNIKGSKQK, from the coding sequence ACGCTTCCTAGCCTATGCAGCAATCCTCACGGCAGTGAGCGCGGCCGGCTGCACCTCGATGACGCCCCAGCAACAGGGAACCATGAGTGGCGCGGCCATCGGTGCCGCAGCCGGCGCCGGCATCGCCGCAATCGCCGGCGGCAGCGGGTGGACCGGTGCGGCGATTGGCGCCGTCGCTGGCGGAGTCGTCGGCAACATAAAAGGCAGCAAGCAGAAGTAG